One part of the Gossypium raimondii isolate GPD5lz chromosome 1, ASM2569854v1, whole genome shotgun sequence genome encodes these proteins:
- the LOC105775153 gene encoding flowering-promoting factor 1-like protein 3, whose amino-acid sequence MSGVWVFKNGVVRLVENPGVDSFDGSRQGSNARRKLLIHTPSNEAITSYAVLERKLSILGWERYYDDPDLLQFHKRSTVHLISLPKDFSKFKSMHMFDIVVKNRNMFEVRDV is encoded by the coding sequence ATGTCCGGCGTTTGGGTTTTTAAGAACGGCGTTGTTCGTCTCGTCGAGAACCCTGGGGTCGACTCCTTTGACGGAAGCCGTCAGGGTTCCAACGCTCGTCGCAAACTGCTTATCCACACTCCATCTAACGAAGCAATCACTTCTTACGCGGTTCTCGAGCGTAAGCTATCAATTCTGGGGTGGGAAAGATACTATGATGACCCAGACCTTCTTCAATTCCACAAACGATCCACCGTTCATCTGATCTCGCTTCCTAAAGATTTCAGCAAGTTCAAATCCATGCACATGTTCGACATCGTCGTCAAGAACCGTAACATGTTCGAAGTCAGGGATGTGTAG